The following proteins come from a genomic window of Trifolium pratense cultivar HEN17-A07 linkage group LG4, ARS_RC_1.1, whole genome shotgun sequence:
- the LOC123881507 gene encoding cytochrome b5 domain-containing protein RLF isoform X2: MDSDNDFTFCQVSTPAEETNELVSEIADISIKEESSNASSSKNSNGGFLWKDGLPNDSSSSKKEGTVGSLSFSVISTSTESTQSDAKNLPQKLPEQKSSVKKPTVRAKVPFEKGYSQMDWLKLTRTHPDLAGLKGQSNRRLISMDEVRKHKLEGEMWTVLKGRVYNVSPYMKFHPGGVDMLMKTVGKDCTSLFNKYHAWVNAEFLLEKCLVGTLDESK, encoded by the exons ATGGACAGTGATAATGATTTCACTTTTTGTCAG GTCAGTACACCCGCGGAAGAAACAAATGAGCTTGTTTCAGAAATTGCTGATATTTCCATAAAAGAAGAATCCTCAAATGCCAGTAGTAGTAAAAATAGTAATGGTGGTTTCTTATGGAAGGATGGTTTACCAAATGATTCTTCCAGCTCTAAAAAGGAGGGTACAGTTGGTTCTTTGTCTTTCAGTGTAATTAGCACATCGACTGAATCAACCCAAAGTGATGCTAAGAATTTGCCTCAGAAGTTGCCAGAACAGAAGAGTTCTGTTAAAAAGCCAACAGTTCGGGCCAAAGTTCCTTTTGAAAAGGGTTATAGTCAAATGGACTGGCTCAAGCTTACACGAACTCATCCTGACCTTGCAG GTCTAAAAGGACAGTCAAACAGGAGACTTATTTCTATGGATgaagttagaaaacataaattaGAAGGTGAAATGTGGACTGTATTAAAAGGCCGTGTTTACAATGTATCACCATATATGAAGTTTCACCCTGGAG GTGTTGATATGTTGATGAAGACAGTGGGAAAAGATTGCACATCTCTATTCA ATAAATACCATGCTTGGGTTAATGCTGAATTCTTATTGGAGAAATGCCTTGTGGGTACTTTGGATGAAAGTAAGTAA
- the LOC123881507 gene encoding cytochrome b5 domain-containing protein RLF isoform X1, which yields MDSDNDFTFCQVSTPAEETNELVSEIADISIKEESSNASSSKNSNGGFLWKDGLPNDSSSSKKEGTVGSLSFSVISTSTESTQSDAKNLPQKLPEQKSSVKKPTVRAKVPFEKGYSQMDWLKLTRTHPDLAGLKGQSNRRLISMDEVRKHKLEGEMWTVLKGRVYNVSPYMKFHPGGTAISSIFKFIYDILLFLLLVSLKFVICISCWGKSGVDMLMKTVGKDCTSLFNKYHAWVNAEFLLEKCLVGTLDESK from the exons ATGGACAGTGATAATGATTTCACTTTTTGTCAG GTCAGTACACCCGCGGAAGAAACAAATGAGCTTGTTTCAGAAATTGCTGATATTTCCATAAAAGAAGAATCCTCAAATGCCAGTAGTAGTAAAAATAGTAATGGTGGTTTCTTATGGAAGGATGGTTTACCAAATGATTCTTCCAGCTCTAAAAAGGAGGGTACAGTTGGTTCTTTGTCTTTCAGTGTAATTAGCACATCGACTGAATCAACCCAAAGTGATGCTAAGAATTTGCCTCAGAAGTTGCCAGAACAGAAGAGTTCTGTTAAAAAGCCAACAGTTCGGGCCAAAGTTCCTTTTGAAAAGGGTTATAGTCAAATGGACTGGCTCAAGCTTACACGAACTCATCCTGACCTTGCAG GTCTAAAAGGACAGTCAAACAGGAGACTTATTTCTATGGATgaagttagaaaacataaattaGAAGGTGAAATGTGGACTGTATTAAAAGGCCGTGTTTACAATGTATCACCATATATGAAGTTTCACCCTGGAGGTACAGCTATCAGCTCAATCTTCAAGTTCATATATGACATTTTATTATTCTTGTTACTGGTTTCATTAAAATTTGTCATATGCATTTCCTGTTGGGGAAAATCAGGTGTTGATATGTTGATGAAGACAGTGGGAAAAGATTGCACATCTCTATTCA ATAAATACCATGCTTGGGTTAATGCTGAATTCTTATTGGAGAAATGCCTTGTGGGTACTTTGGATGAAAGTAAGTAA